From one Lineus longissimus chromosome 3, tnLinLong1.2, whole genome shotgun sequence genomic stretch:
- the LOC135484196 gene encoding leucine-rich repeat-containing protein 9-like isoform X8 translates to MASPVKKNKLSMEEEDEIMKEMCAVNGLNFGKLEQEGEGIKLLEMFFSGFPKLIGMHYFPNLEKLILMGQQINKIEGLSFCPKLQEFWASECCIREITGLESCKLLKKLYLYSNQIRKIKGLEGLTELEVLWLNGNEIQRVENISHIRRLKELNLADNQIEKIGHSLDGHICLQTLNLSGNKLYSFKDLTNLIRLPFLNHLSLKDPLYSPNPVCLLCNYSTHVLYHLPNLTRLDCLDVSNKSLGELAETTVVKKKMFYNMRVKTIKRQLSDMLAKLEEANNHLLKSPRDRLRRLHCAVKEIKREIQELTSADESTVETHDSDTESDRDVRVLQAKEDQEALIALKTKMDAINEKMKQWEKKINEVEFFHKESENRLKQMTELTIHRLLCELETGGNLRFEDGALSDVWFTSCHDLILSRFCASDYKEQGITGIKIHRITRVHNRILRMRFDDKLAKHSEEEDIYNPQKNTQQRKLLEYLFWVWDPEVPGGQTEPARVLEEGFLDADTHLQLGKDGAIPLANSLNMADKFRIEYKLKQSKGKQYSDNTPFRLGQLIISKVYIGRSQPSLDMKQVNKAFYPHTDSVFRPKKHDNCKVRAQSRTSMSNPDLVPPPPAPPQQCECINRQCEWFVFDRDLVMPEYVVEFEYMTRLKPRNTFFQMTTTISSVNNCKGLVGIDDGSDDGDVLDMEPKIKPRPRLIQLTEDLLLKLTKASSLVKVTVLNLHGNGLNRLKHLNSMPVLKKLIISFNEFVRLDDIAGLPLEYLDASFNKINTLEGVKSMTRLKYLDLSWNQLQNTRDDISILRKHAPGLLTVDLRHNNWQKLSCLNGWREPEGLRLRAIGRLKSVTKLNGATVTEAEATAALRMAAGSRISQVSLLAHSRTDMTRPRTLRLGSYAQALIQTSRLKPDRVGEQDNQWYAKVTTLNLDSQHISKLSNLEKLENLRWASFNDNDITKIEGLDACINLEELSLENNCITKLDNISRLTKLRRLNLSHNYLSTLETSGLEKLTHLHFLSLENNRIVSLLGLQRIQSLLELYIGNNRISNIREVFYLKNLPNFVILDLAGNPVAKETENYRLFIIYHLRSLKALDGQAVESAEASTARETFGGRLTADFVAERIGHSNFDEVRELDLPNCSIRTVDLSTADQFINLRSVNLEHNNLASFSGLINLVNLRVLCLNYNHVECILPKSKASKPRGMGNGQSHTVASDLYNPESYTPVLENLEVLHLGYNGIKDMSLLQLNRLTALKALFLQGNEITKIEGLDSLQDLRELVLDRNKIKAISELSFLNQWNLQELHLEENRIKELSNLQPLENLQRFYLGMNRIQDINELEKLEALPNLIELSVVSNAVARRLLHRPMLVYRMPTLLVIDGIPVSDEERTKAELYFMEQQIPQITTTIETTLPGIGQYKTHIPVKVTNVQLNSPERGWANYYKDEEMQQQQQQQVENKDLDLLWNMKFGRLPILKARPNVSKTPKRFCLDVELLLLKTLIFTSFCSTLILPHP, encoded by the exons ATGGCTAGTCCTGTGAAAAAAAACAAGCTCTCAATGGAGGAGGAAGATGAAATCATGAAAGAAATG TGTGCCGTGAATGGACTCAATTTTGGAAAACTAGAACAGGAGGGCGAAGGCATCAAACTATTGGAAATGTTTTTCTCTGGCTTCCCAAAGCTCATAGGAATGCATTATTTTCCCAACTTAGAAAAGCTTATTCTGATGGGCCAACAAATCAACAAAATAGAAGGATTGTCTTTTTGTCCAAAGCTGCAGGAGTTCTGGGCCTCCGAGTGCTGCATCAGG GAAATCACAGGGTTAGAATCATGCAAGTTGTTGAAGAAACTGTACCTGTATTCAAACCAGATACGAAAAATAAAGGGTCTAGAAGGCCTGACTGAACTAGAGGTGCTATGGCTGAATGGGAATGAAATTCAGAGAGTTGAG AATATCAGCCACATAAGaaggctgaaagagttaaacttGGCCGATAACCAAATTGAAAAAATAG GTCACTCATTAGATGGGCACATTTGTTTACAGACATTAAATCTGTCTGGGAACAAGTTATACTCATTCAAG GACCTGACAAACTTGATTCGTCTTCCATTCTTGAACCACCTGAGCCTAAAGGACCCACTTTATTCACCAAACCCAGTGTGTTTACTCTGTAACTACTCTACTCACGTGCTCTATCACCTCCCAAACCTCACCAGGTTGGATTGCCTGGATGTCTCCAACAAGAGTCTTGGAGAATTAGCAGAA ACAACGGTTGTGAAAAAGAAGATGTTCTACAACATGCGTGTGAAGACAATCAAGCGCCAGCTCTCAGATATGTTGGCGAAACTCGAGGAGGCGAATAATCACCTGTTGAAATCACCTAGAGACAGGCTGAGGCGGTTGCATTGTGCTGTGAAAGAG ATAAAAAGGGAAATTCAGGAGTTGACGTCTGCTGACGAGAGTACGGTAGAAACTCATGACAGTGACACCGAGAGTGACCGAGATGTACGAGTCCTTCAG GCTAAAGAAGACCAGGAGGCCCTGATtgctttgaaaacaaaaatggATGCCATCAATGAGAAAATGAAGCAATGGGAGAAAAAGATCAATGA GGTTGAATTCTTCCATAAAGAGAGTGAAAATCGTCTGAAACAGATGACCGAGCTGACAATACATAGGCTGCTATGTGAACTTGAGACAGGAGGAAACCTGCGTTTTGAGGATGGGGCTCTCTCAGATGTTTG GTTCACGTCCTGCCATGACCTGATCTTGTCCCGATTCTGTGCCTCGGACTACAAGGAACAAGGCATCACTGGTATCAAAATCCACCGCATTACGCGTGTCCACAATCGTATTCTCAGAATGAGGTTCGACGACAAACTTGCCAAACATTCCGAAGAGGAAGACATCTATAATCCACAGAA AAACACCCAACAAAGGAAGCTTCTAGAATATCTCTTCTGGGTGTGGGACCCTGAGGTTCCTGGGGGTCAGACAGAACCTGCTAGAGTGCTTGAAGAAGGATTCCTTGACGCTGACACACATTTG CAACTAGGGAAAGATGGTGCTATTCCTCTTGCGAACAGTCTGAACATGGCTGACAAGTTCCGTATAGAATACAAGCTAAAACAAAGCAAGGGCAAGCAATATTCCGACAACACTCCTTTTAGATTGGGTCAGCTTATCATTTCGAAGGTTTACATTGGCAGGAGTCAACCATCCTTGGATATGAAACA AGTCAACAAAGCATTTTACCCTCACACGGATTCTGTGTTCAGACCAAAGAAACATGACAACTGTAAAGTGCGTGCTCAGAGCCGAACAAGTATGAGTAATCCAGATCTTGTCCCGCCACCTCCTGCCCCACCCCAGCAATGCGAGTGCATCAATCGGCAGTGTGAATGGTTTGTGTTCGATCGAGATTTAGTTATGCCAGAGTACGTTGTGGAGTTTGAATACATGACCAGG ttaAAACCTCGCAACACATTCTTCCAAATGACCACAACCATCTCGTCAGTGAACAATTGTAAAGGTCTAGTCGGTATTGACGATGGAAGTGATGATGGTGATGTACTGGACATGGAACCAAAGATTAAACCAAGGCCAAG GCTTATACAGCTGACAGAAGACCTGCttctgaaattgacaaaagCAAGCAGTTTGGTGAAAGTGACAGTCTTGAATCTCCATGGTAACGGCCTAAACAGACTCAAACATTTGAACTCAATGCCAGTGCTCAAGAAACTCATCATCAGTTTCAATGAATTTGTCAGGTTGGATGACATTGCGGGACTG CCGTTAGAATACTTAGATGCTAgcttcaacaaaatcaacaCCTTGGAAGGCGTAAAGAGTATGACAAGGCTGAAATACCTCGATTTGAGTTGGAATCAGCTCCAGAATACTAGAGATGATATCTCCATATTGAGGAAGCATGCGCCAGGACTGTTGACGGTGGATCTCAGACATAACAACTGGCAAAAG TTATCTTGTCTGAATGGATGGCGTGAG CCTGAAGGGCTGCGGCTTCGAGCCATCGGGCGTCTCAAGTCCGTAACCAAGCTCAATGGTGCTACAGTGACGGAAGCAGAAGCTACAGCTGCCCTCCGCATGGCAGCAGGGTCAAGAATCTCACAAGTCTCATTGTTGGCTCACTCAAGGACGGACATGACGCGGCCGAGGACGCTGAGGTTGGGTTCCTATGCCCAGGCACTCATTCAGACTAGTCGGCTCAAACCTGACAGGGTTGGTGAGCAAGACAATCAGTGGTATGCCAAG GTCACAACCTTGAATCTCGATAGTCAGCACATCAGCAAGTTATCCAACTTAGAAAAGCTGGAAAATCTTCGCTGGGCATCtttcaatgacaatgacatcacaAAGATAGAGGGTCTAGATGCTTGTATCAATCTTGAAGAGTTATCCCTCGAGAATAACTGTATCACTAAACTTGATAATATCAGTAGACTGACCAAGCTACGTCGACTAAACCTGAGCCATAATTACCTATCGACTCTTGAAACGTCTGGGCTAGAGAAGTTGACGCATCTGCACTTTCTGTCATTGGAGAACAACCGGATTGTGTCGCTGCTCGGCCTGCAGCGGATACAGTCATTGTTGGAGCTGTATATTGGGAACAACAGGATTTCAAACATACGTGAGGTCTTCTATCTCAAG AACCTGCCCAACTTTGTGATATTGGATTTGGCTGGAAACCCAGTAGCTAAGGAGACCGAGAACTACCGACTGTTTATCATCTATCATCTGAGGAGTCTGAAGGCTTTAGACGGACAGGCTGTG GAATCTGCTGAGGCCAGCACTGCCAGAGAAACATTTGGTGGACGTCTCACTGCAGATTTTGTGGCTGAACGTATAGGTCATTCAAACTTCGATGAAGTGAGGGAACTTGATCTTCCAAACTGTAGTATTCGGACAGTTGATCTGAGTACTGCAGACCAATTCATCAACTTGAGAAG tgtaAATTTAGAGCACAACAATCTAGCCTCCTTCAGTGGTCTGATCAACCTCGTGAACCTGAGGGTTCTGTGTCTCAACTACAACCACGTGGAGTGCATCTTACCCAAGTCAAAAGCCAGTAAACCAAGGGGCATGGGTAATGGCCAGTCACATACGGTAGCCAGTGACCTGTACAATCCAGAGTCGTACACCCCAGTTTTAGAGAACCTCGAAGTTTTGCATTTAGGGTACAACGGcatcaaagacatgtcccttctACAGCTAAACAGACTGACAGCTTTGAAGGCTCTCTTCCTGCAAG GCAATGAAATAACAAAGATCGAGGGTCTGGATTCTCTACAGGATCTTCGAGAACTTGTCCTTGACAGGAACAAGATAAAGGCGATCTCCGAACTCTCCTTCCTTAACCAGTGGAACCTCCAGGAGCTTCATCTCGAGGAGAACCGGATCAAGGAGTTGTCGAACCTACAGCCGTTAGAGAATTTGCAGAGGTTTTACCTCGGCATGAATCGAATCCAGGACATTAATGAGCTGGAGAAACTTGAAGCGTTGCCCAACCTGATTGAGTTGTCGGTGGTCAGTAATGCT GTTGCTCGTCGTCTGCTCCATCGCCCGATGCTTGTCTACAGAATGCCCACATTATTGGTGATAGATGGTATCCCTGTAAGTGACGAGGAGAGAACCAAGGCTGAGCTCTACTTTATGGAGCAACAG ATTCCCCAAATCACAACAACCATTGAGACGACGCTCCCTGGTATTGGCCAGTATAAGACACATATCCCTGTCAAGGTGACCAATGTGCAGCTGAACTCCCCTGAGCGAGGCTGGGCAAACTATTATAAAGATGAAGAGAtgcaacaacagcagcagcagcaggtggAAAATAAAG ATCTAGATCTTTTGTGGAACATGAAGTTTGGAAGGCTACCAATTCTGAAGGCAAGACCAAACGTGTCAAAGACACCCAAAAGGTTCTGTTTGGATGTTGAGCTATTACTGCTGAAAACATTAATTTTTACCTCATTTTGTTCAACCCTCATTTTGCCTCACCCATAA